The Candidatus Polarisedimenticolia bacterium nucleotide sequence GAAGGGGAGCATGGCGGCCCCGCCGATCAGGAAAGCAAGAGCGGAAGCGCGCAGCGCCCCGAAGCGCGGCACCAGGGTCCGCCCCGCCACGGTGTAGTAGGCGAAGGCGCAGACACCGCAGAAGGTCAGGAAATCGCCCGTCAGGAACTCGCGCGAGAAGGTCCAGCCGTCCCCCAGGCTGATGAGGAGGATCCCCGCCAGCGCCACCAGCATTCCGAGGGTCTTCATGGTGGTGAGACGCTCCCCGAGCATGCGGTTCGCAAGGAGGAGCACGGTGATCGGCAGCAGGGCGACGACGAGGGAGGAGTGCGACGGAGTGGTGCGGTGGATTCCGGTGATGAAGAAGATCTGGTTCGCCAGGACGCCGCTCAGGCCGAGCGGCAGCGCCATCTTCAGATCGGCGAGTGTGAAGCGCGCATTGCCGTCGCGCGCCAGGGCCAGGAAGAACAGCGGCGTGGCGACGAGCACGCGCACCAGCGCCACGGCGAGCGGATCGATCTCTTCCACCGCCATCTTGGCGAACGAGTAGTTCAGCCCCCAGAGGAACATCGCTCCGAAGGCCGAAGCCACCGCGGCCTGCGTGACGCGCGGGCTCTCCGTCGCCGGGGCGCTCACGGTGCCGGTCGATAGACGCGGCTCGAGCCGTCCCACTTCAATCGGGTGCCCTGACGGTGCCACCAGCGTCCCAGTTTGTCGAGCAGCGCGG carries:
- a CDS encoding EamA family transporter, translated to MSAPATESPRVTQAAVASAFGAMFLWGLNYSFAKMAVEEIDPLAVALVRVLVATPLFFLALARDGNARFTLADLKMALPLGLSGVLANQIFFITGIHRTTPSHSSLVVALLPITVLLLANRMLGERLTTMKTLGMLVALAGILLISLGDGWTFSREFLTGDFLTFCGVCAFAYYTVAGRTLVPRFGALRASALAFLIGGAAMLPFVAPAALRQDWSGVTRSGWTGLAYVVLIGTVACYFLYYWALGRIESGKVAAFMYLQPVVAGVTSYLLLGETLRGHFLLGGAAILSGVWLAERG